The sequence AGCAGATACGCCTCTGCATACGCGGAAGAACCCTTAAGGCTTGTTTGAAAAGGCGAGGCCGTGTCGTAGCGCTTCCCACTGCAAACATGGCTGCACCGTCGTCTAGAACGGCCGAATCGGGtagtggcagcagcgtcgccaGCTCAACTGCGCCAGCTCCCACAGCGAATGCGCCGGCAACAACATCGCCACAACACCcccatcaccatcaccaccatcatcaccatcatcaccatcacgcTCACCACATCACCGACCCAGCACGACGCAAAAAGAAGCATCTACCTGCCCAGCTAGCCCAACTCCAGCTCGAAaacgaagacgacgaagctAACAATTTTatctcttcttctcgtgACGCTTCCGAAGAGGATAACGATGATCAGGAAGAGACcttcgacgacgatgcatcGATTGCTTCGCTtcgtcatcaccatcaGGGACCCAGTTCGGCAACTGTACCCATATCTTCGTCGCTCTCATCCATCCCGCCCAACGATAGAGATCAGGCCCTGATCGACTCGGCAGCTCTGCATCAGCCTTCCAAGCTGCAATATCAACTTAAGCCCACTGCTTTGGTTGACGACAAGACACCCGCTAGCTCTAGCCCGCCACGTGTTGCTGCAGCGCAAACGGTCGCACCTTTAGCGAGCGCAAGACCTGGTCAGCCTGCGGTTCAGCATGGTTTTGTCTCTCCCTCCTCGGTGCAACAGCAATCCTCCACAACGGCGGAGCGCAGGAGGGAGGTCTCTTCGGACGATGATGAGAGGTACACCAGGCCTTCAGTTGGCACGACGCTTGCAAACGCCAGTGCCGCACTTTCCCGGAGCTCTTCTGCCGAGCTTTTGCCCAAAGTTGTCGCTGCGCAGAGACATGTAGGCACAGCCGATAGTGCCGCAGGTCTCAACCTTGGCACTCTCCCGGCTCctgctgttggtggtgcCACCGCGACCTCACAGCCTTTGACCACCGTTAAGCCGCAAAAAAAGGCCACTGATCCGTTCTCGGCTGCCGCTTCCTCTGGCATCGTGGATGCTCTTCCGGCTGCTGCTATGGCTGCTACCCCCAATGCACGACAGGCTAGCGATGGCACAGCTGCCCCCACTCTGGATCCTTCGGTGCTTGGTCAGTCGGCTGTTGCTTCCAAGCGCAAGGCTTCAGGCTCTCATCACGCTTCGCACGCCGCGGCCCGCCGAGCCGAGCTCAAAGACGGAgccgatgacgaagcgAGCAATAACACTGACGGAGGCACCCCTTACGATGGCGATGTCGAATATGCTGCCCGTACGCCCGTCTCGAGCCAGGTTGCAATCGGTACACCCACTCCAGCATCCTCTCAGCGCGAGGGAGCAAACAAACCGACGACTGTACCGAACATCTCTGCCACCAAGAGCACCGCACCAGGCCCTGTCCGTTCGCGCAGCTACATCCAGACGATGAACAGCCGCCACGCAGATTGCCATCCGGAGGGCGACGATCTTGAAGAAGGGGGCTTCCAACCCTCCTCGATCCCCTCTGCTGAAGAGATCCAAGCCTGGGTACACCAAGCCATCTTCAACCCGGATCCTCAGCGCGACTATTCGATCAATCCGCCTCCCAAGCGATACGATAGCGAAGGTCGAGAGCGGCCCATCCGTATCTACGCAGATGGCGTCTACGACCTCTTCCACTATGCGCATGCTCTGCAACTGCGTCAAGCCAAACTGTCGTTCCCTTCTGTTCATCTCATCGTTGGAGTAGTCAGCAGCTTTTCGTGCGGAAAGCATAAGAACAAGCCCGTGTTGACGAGCCAGGAGCGCTACGAATGTGTGCGCAACTGCAGGTGGGTAGACGAGGTGCTAGAGGACGCGCCATGGGTCGTCGATCAGAATCTGATCGATACGCTCGAGATTGACTATATTGCACACGACGATTTACCGTACTCGGGGATTGGTATGGAAGACATTTATGCCTTTGTCAAGAGGCAGGGTAGGTTCCTGCCTACAAGGCGGACGGACGGTGTGTCAACCTCGGAGCTGCTGGGAAGGATCGTGGATGTGTACAGGGAAGGTAGCCTAGACGGAaagctcgtcaagatcgGGCTGGAGGATCTGACTTCGACACATGCGATGCACCCTCACCACCAAGCCGATTGATCTGGCTGCGACCCGGGAGCTGCGAAGGCAAGCACGTACATTCCTGTCTAATTGATTCTTACCATGTACACTGACCTTGTATCTTGGCGATTGTGTGATCATGTAGGTGTGTCTGATCGTTTGTGCCTCTGAAGGGGGCTGATGAGGTCTAGATACAGTTACAGAGTCTGGTCCCGATTTTACGAAGGCGGACAAGGCGGACAAGGCGGACAAGGCGGAGAATTTCGCGAAGCTGAGTGTGGAGTGGAGGTCGATTCATAAAACGCGGTACGATCGCTTCTTATCCTTCACGACCGACACATCCATACCGACCACTTACACAACTCGTGGCTCTATCCGCCAGTCTTGCGATGTACCACCCAACTCGCGGTGGCGCTCGTGGCGGAGCTGCCGAATTCAGCTGGGACAAAGTCAAACAATCCAAACATCGCGAGTTCTACCTCGGCAATTCGGTCGCTGCCCCTACTGGACGCTGGCAAGACGGTCGTGACATCAACTGGTACAACAAAGACGTagcctcctcttccacctctgTAGCCGATGAGCGCAGAGAGGAGCTCCGAAGAATCAAAGAGGCCGAGACCGCTGAACTGTATGCGAAGCTAGGACGTGCCCCTCCTTCTGCAACCGCCGGAGCGACCGCGGTAGTGGGAGAGAGATTGGCACGCGGTTCCGATGGGCTCGGGAGAAAAGCAGGAACAGGCGCAAATACCGAAGTTCTAGATAAGGATAGGAAGAAGTGGGGTACAACAGGTCGTGAGGAAGCCGTCTCGGAAGCGGATGAGAAGCTGGCAAGAAAGTTCGCGAAGGATGAGGTGAGGaggcgtcgagctgcggAAGTCAAAGATGATAGGCACGGGGAGGATCGAGGGAAAGCGCAAAGTGATGATCGTTGTCGTCATTCAAGCCGATCCCATCATGAAGATGAAGCTCGGGACGGACATCGCCGACATCGTCACCGTGACGGCTCGTCCCGGCACCGAGACGGCAACCGTGAAGGAAGTTCGAGCAAGCAACATCTACATGCAGACGGTGGCCATGACGAGAGATCGTCAAGAAGGCATCGGAGTCATCAAAATGATCGGAGCAGTAGAAGCAGAAGTAGGAGCAGATCACCGGAATCTCTGAGCCGGCATCGGTCCAGACATCATGATGAAAGGCGCCACAAACGAAGAGGTTCTCCATCAGGGGCTGGACGCGGCCACCGAGGTGAAGATGAGAAGCATCATCACGCCCCGCATTCTCGACGGTACCATGACGGAGAAGGTAGGCCACATCGAATGCATCGTGACGAGTAACCAAGATGCGGTCATCCAATACTCCTGCCATCAACATGCTTTTCACACTCAATAAAAGCTCACCGCTTGTATAGCCATCGTTTTAGGAGGGACACAAAATCGCATCGTACGATTATGCTTTGGAGACTTGCTTGTTTCTTCTTTGATTCGGTCAGGAATGTGTATGCTTGATTCTATGCTCGGGGCGTGCCCTGTGGTTCGTAACATCATCGCTGAACGAGGAGGCAATGAACAGGCCTGGCATTCCTGACTGATTGACAAGTCGtgcagattcacgattgcctTTGACACCACAAGACGCGTTTGAGTTTGAAGGCGCGCTCTGCAACCGTAAGTTTTTGTTTCTTCGGGCTGAGCCTCCACACGATCCAGCCCAAGGACCCTGAACTGAAACCATCATCTTGTCGACCTCAGTGTGGGTGCCACCTACGTATCTCTGCCGGCCTCTCACCCATCTTCTACTAGACGTCGCGCCGATCAGAGGCATTCGGGTTCGCGGCTGGTCTCGTCATGCCGTTATAGGACTCCTTGCAGCATATAGGACTTGCCTTGCTCCGTTTCAACCTGATGCACGCACAAGATGTCATCTCCAACAAAGACTGCATGCAAATTTGACAGCCTTGCACCAACTGGCGTCGAAGCTTTTGCCTCATCATCAGGAGCCTCTTCAGATATGTCAGCCAAGTTTGAGACCACTACTCACAAGGAGCACCTGTTGCCCAATCTTCCCACAGAAGAGGTTCACAGCAGTCTGACAGACCGAGCCCCCTCCCTCAAAGCGCCGGAACCAACGCAACAGTCCGTCCCCTCACATACGAACCTCGAGACTGCAGTGCACAGCTCTGGTCCACCACCATGGCCTACCATCACATACAAGCATCTTCTTTCTGCTGGCACGCTCAACCCCACCAATCCCCTCCGTGTTGTGGCGCACTGCGATGTAGATGCGGCCTATGCTCAATTCGAAGCCTCACGTCTTGGCCTCGATGCCACCGTCGTGCCGATAGCTGTGCAGCAGTGGCAAGGCCTCATTGCGGTTAACTATCCAGCTCGTGACGCTGGCGTTTCGCGTTTTGAAAGTATCCCGGAAGCTCTCAAGAAATGCCCCGatctgcatctcgtccaCGTAGCCACCTATGCACACGGAAGCAACAAGCCAGATTACCATCCGGATCCGAAACCGGAAACGCATAAAGTCAGTCTCGATCATTACCGTAGAGAGAGCACCAAGATCCTCACCATCTTCAAAAGGACTTGCCCACACGGAGCGGTGGAGAAGGCAAGCATCGATGAGTCGTATTTTGACCTTACCATCGAAGTTCGCAAGCTGCTGATCCAGCGATTTCCGCATTTGGCCCATCCGCCTCCGGATGACCCAGTGACAGGAGCGAAAGGGATGGATCAGCCGTTGCCCCCACCGCCACGCCTGGGACTGAAACAATGGAAGCAGCTTGGGTATGTAGTGCCGAAGACGGGCGATGTAGGCAAGGCAATGGGGATTGGTAGGCCGGAGAAAGCGGTGGCGAAAAGAGCACTCTTGGTGGATGCGCCTATCGGAGCTGGAATCGTATCGGAACTGCTACCCGAGCTGCCGAGCGCCAATACGTCACAAGCAGCCGACCACAGcgcccaagctgctcaaggccAGTCGACAGGCAAACAACCACCGCCATCATGGGGCTCCGACCAAGATCACCTCACCGACCCTTCATCAAGTCAGCAAGA comes from Mycosarcoma maydis chromosome 1, whole genome shotgun sequence and encodes:
- a CDS encoding uncharacterized protein (related to choline-phosphate cytidylyltransferase); translation: MAAPSSRTAESGSGSSVASSTAPAPTANAPATTSPQHPHHHHHHHHHHHHHAHHITDPARRKKKHLPAQLAQLQLENEDDEANNFISSSRDASEEDNDDQEETFDDDASIASLRHHHQGPSSATVPISSSLSSIPPNDRDQALIDSAALHQPSKLQYQLKPTALVDDKTPASSSPPRVAAAQTVAPLASARPGQPAVQHGFVSPSSVQQQSSTTAERRREVSSDDDERYTRPSVGTTLANASAALSRSSSAELLPKVVAAQRHVGTADSAAGLNLGTLPAPAVGGATATSQPLTTVKPQKKATDPFSAAASSGIVDALPAAAMAATPNARQASDGTAAPTLDPSVLGQSAVASKRKASGSHHASHAAARRAELKDGADDEASNNTDGGTPYDGDVEYAARTPVSSQVAIGTPTPASSQREGANKPTTVPNISATKSTAPGPVRSRSYIQTMNSRHADCHPEGDDLEEGGFQPSSIPSAEEIQAWVHQAIFNPDPQRDYSINPPPKRYDSEGRERPIRIYADGVYDLFHYAHALQLRQAKLSFPSVHLIVGVVSSFSCGKHKNKPVLTSQERYECVRNCRWVDEVLEDAPWVVDQNLIDTLEIDYIAHDDLPYSGIGMEDIYAFVKRQGRFLPTRRTDGVSTSELLGRIVDVYREGSLDGKLVKIGLEDLTSTHAMHPHHQAD